In the genome of Streptomyces sp. V2I9, one region contains:
- the cydB gene encoding cytochrome d ubiquinol oxidase subunit II: MELHDVWFVLIAVLWIGYFFLEGFDFGIGILTRLLARDRKERRVLINTIGPVWDGNEVWLISAGGATFAAFPEWYATLFSGFYLPLLIILFCLILRGVAFEYRAKRTGERWQTNWEAAIFWTSLILAVLWGVVFGNIVRGVKIDGDMEYVGNFWDLFNPYAILGGLVTLTLFTFHGAVFAGLKTAGDIRVRARSLALKLGPVVAVFALGFLLWTQADNGDAWSLGALIVAVVALLAAIAAIAKGREGWSFAFSGVTIAAAVAMLFLTLFPNVMPSSLNDAWNLTVTNASSSPYTLTIMTWCAGIATPVVLLYQSWTYWVFRKRIGTQHIADAH; encoded by the coding sequence ATGGAACTCCACGACGTCTGGTTCGTGCTCATCGCCGTCCTCTGGATCGGCTACTTCTTCCTGGAGGGATTCGACTTCGGCATCGGGATCCTCACCAGACTGCTGGCCCGTGACCGCAAGGAGCGCCGGGTCCTGATCAACACGATCGGACCCGTCTGGGACGGCAACGAGGTCTGGCTGATCTCCGCGGGCGGTGCGACCTTCGCCGCCTTCCCCGAGTGGTACGCCACGCTGTTCTCCGGCTTCTACCTGCCGTTGCTGATCATCCTGTTCTGCCTGATCCTGCGCGGCGTCGCCTTCGAGTACCGCGCCAAACGGACCGGGGAGCGGTGGCAGACGAACTGGGAGGCCGCGATCTTCTGGACCTCCCTGATCCTCGCGGTGCTGTGGGGCGTCGTGTTCGGGAACATCGTGCGGGGCGTGAAGATCGACGGGGACATGGAGTACGTCGGCAACTTCTGGGATCTCTTCAACCCGTACGCCATCCTCGGCGGCCTGGTCACGCTGACCCTCTTCACCTTCCACGGAGCGGTGTTCGCGGGGCTGAAGACGGCGGGCGACATCCGGGTCCGGGCCCGTTCCCTGGCGCTCAAACTGGGTCCGGTCGTCGCGGTGTTCGCGCTGGGTTTCCTGCTCTGGACCCAGGCCGACAACGGGGACGCCTGGAGTCTGGGGGCCCTGATCGTGGCGGTGGTGGCGCTGCTGGCAGCGATTGCGGCCATCGCCAAGGGGCGTGAGGGCTGGTCGTTCGCCTTCTCGGGCGTGACGATCGCGGCGGCGGTCGCGATGCTCTTCCTGACGCTGTTCCCGAACGTCATGCCGTCCTCGCTGAACGACGCCTGGAACCTCACGGTCACCAACGCCTCGTCCAGTCCGTACACGCTCACGATCATGACCTGGTGCGCGGGCATCGCCACCCCGGTCGTGCTGCTCTACCAGAGCTGGACCTACTGGGTCTTCCGTAAGCGCATCGGCACCCAGCACATCGCCGACGCGCACTGA
- a CDS encoding GAF domain-containing sensor histidine kinase — protein MAEPDPKDSLDAATRAARSLQGLSTELTARVPQLLEAMRSVGSGLELHSTLDRICETAAELAHAEYAAIGVIDESGEGLSDFVTYGVPQEVAEEIGRRPDGHRGLLGALVHDPGPVHLADLTTDPRSAGFPAGHPRMRTFLGVPIQVQGEIFGNLYLTEKQNGAEFTDYDLHMVRVLATQAGIAIGNARLYEAARQREYWIDGSVAVTTALLSGGDADEALSVVAEQARRLADSAAGIVLLPAEEGGLEIVAVSSDDPSSSLGVIVPPRSAVVAKLLAGEAVFIDDSATDSRMVTRLAGRFGPSMMLPLHSGGRVLGALATPRSRGARPFTESERTLATQFASQAALALMMAEAQRDRERLAVYEDRDRIARDLHDLVIQRLFATGMMLESAQRRAVVPEVRTGVGRAVDELDVTIQEIRTAIFALQQEPAEAPSGLRTRVLREINMAAVPLGFKPSHRFLGPVDALVGELTGKNLVAALREALSNAFRHAGASLIDVVVDATVTLPDGRGAVRLSVADDGVGIPEDGRRSGLRNLARRAESLGGSSRIEPGLGEGGGGTTVVWEAPL, from the coding sequence ATGGCAGAGCCCGACCCGAAGGACTCCCTCGACGCCGCCACGCGGGCCGCTCGCAGTCTCCAAGGTCTGTCCACGGAGCTGACCGCCCGGGTGCCCCAGCTGCTGGAGGCGATGCGGTCGGTCGGTTCGGGTCTCGAACTGCACTCCACCCTGGACCGGATCTGCGAGACGGCCGCCGAACTCGCCCACGCCGAGTACGCCGCGATCGGTGTCATCGACGAATCGGGCGAGGGGCTGTCGGACTTCGTCACGTACGGCGTTCCGCAGGAGGTGGCCGAGGAGATCGGTCGGCGCCCCGACGGGCATCGGGGGCTGCTCGGCGCGCTGGTCCACGACCCCGGCCCGGTCCACCTGGCAGACCTGACCACCGACCCCCGGTCCGCGGGCTTCCCGGCGGGACACCCTCGGATGCGGACCTTCCTGGGGGTGCCCATCCAGGTCCAGGGGGAGATCTTCGGCAACCTCTACCTCACCGAGAAGCAGAACGGCGCGGAGTTCACCGACTACGACCTCCACATGGTCCGGGTGCTCGCCACACAGGCGGGGATCGCCATCGGCAACGCCCGGTTGTACGAGGCGGCGCGGCAGCGGGAGTACTGGATCGACGGTTCGGTCGCGGTCACCACCGCGCTCCTGTCGGGCGGGGACGCGGACGAGGCGCTGTCCGTGGTCGCCGAACAGGCCCGGCGGCTCGCCGACTCCGCCGCCGGGATCGTGCTCCTGCCGGCCGAGGAGGGCGGGCTGGAGATCGTCGCCGTCTCGTCCGACGACCCCTCGTCCTCGCTCGGGGTGATCGTCCCTCCCCGGAGCGCGGTGGTGGCGAAGCTGCTCGCGGGCGAGGCGGTCTTCATCGACGACTCGGCCACCGACAGCCGGATGGTGACCAGGCTGGCGGGCCGGTTCGGCCCGAGCATGATGCTGCCGCTCCACAGCGGTGGCCGGGTGCTCGGTGCCCTGGCCACCCCCCGGTCCCGCGGCGCGCGGCCGTTCACGGAGTCCGAACGGACGCTCGCCACCCAGTTCGCCTCCCAGGCGGCGCTCGCGCTGATGATGGCCGAGGCGCAGCGGGACCGGGAGCGGCTGGCGGTGTACGAGGACCGCGACCGGATCGCCCGCGACCTCCACGACCTGGTCATCCAGCGGCTGTTCGCCACCGGGATGATGCTGGAGAGCGCCCAGCGCAGAGCGGTCGTGCCGGAGGTGCGGACCGGTGTCGGCCGGGCGGTGGACGAGTTGGACGTGACGATCCAGGAGATCCGCACGGCCATCTTCGCGCTTCAGCAGGAACCGGCCGAGGCCCCGTCCGGGCTCCGTACCCGCGTGCTGCGGGAGATCAACATGGCCGCCGTCCCGCTCGGCTTCAAGCCCTCGCACCGCTTCCTGGGCCCGGTGGACGCGCTCGTCGGCGAGCTGACCGGCAAGAACCTGGTCGCCGCGTTGCGCGAGGCCCTGTCCAACGCGTTCCGGCACGCGGGGGCGTCGCTGATCGATGTGGTCGTCGACGCGACGGTGACCCTGCCGGACGGGAGGGGGGCGGTGCGACTCTCGGTGGCCGACGACGGCGTGGGAATCCCGGAGGACGGCCGCCGCAGCGGACTGCGCAATCTGGCCCGCCGCGCCGAGTCCCTGGGCGGGTCGAGCCGGATCGAGCCGGGCCTCGGGGAGGGCGGCGGCGGTACGACGGTGGTGTGGGAGGCGCCTCTGTGA
- a CDS encoding LacI family DNA-binding transcriptional regulator, which produces MTAAGKHQVSRTETPRRSGRPGRAGIRDVAAAAGVSITTVSDALNGKGRLPDATRRHVREVAERLGYRPSAAARTLRTGKSGLIGLTVTTYGNEPFTFTEFAYFAEMARAATSAALARGYALVILPATSRHDVWSNVALDGTVVIDPSDQDPVVTELVRQGLPVVSDGRPAGTLPVTAWVDNDHRAAVLDLLDHLAAAGARRIGLLTGNTTDTYTRLSTAAYLHWCERVGQDPVYESYPAHDPCAGAVAADRLLARPDRPDAVYGLFDPNGTDLLAAARRYGLRVPEDLLLVCCSESTVYAATEPPITTLSLKPRRIGTAVVQLLIDAIEGVEHDGPVEQVIPTELIVRTSSQRRPPRTTVSAPRSPSRD; this is translated from the coding sequence ATGACAGCAGCAGGGAAGCACCAGGTGAGCCGGACGGAGACCCCCCGGCGCAGCGGCCGGCCAGGACGGGCGGGGATCCGCGACGTGGCCGCCGCGGCCGGAGTCTCGATCACGACCGTCTCCGACGCGCTCAACGGCAAGGGCAGGCTCCCGGACGCCACCCGCCGCCATGTCCGCGAGGTCGCCGAGCGCCTGGGCTACCGCCCGTCCGCCGCGGCCCGAACCCTCCGTACGGGCAAGTCGGGGCTCATCGGCCTGACCGTGACCACGTACGGGAATGAACCTTTCACCTTCACCGAATTCGCGTACTTCGCGGAGATGGCGAGAGCCGCGACCTCCGCGGCGCTCGCCCGCGGCTACGCCCTCGTCATCCTCCCCGCCACCTCCCGGCACGACGTCTGGTCGAACGTCGCGCTCGACGGGACCGTCGTCATCGACCCGTCCGACCAGGACCCGGTCGTCACCGAACTCGTCCGCCAGGGACTGCCCGTCGTCTCGGACGGCCGCCCCGCCGGCACGCTCCCCGTCACCGCCTGGGTCGACAACGACCACCGGGCCGCCGTCCTCGACCTCCTCGACCACCTCGCCGCCGCCGGGGCCCGCCGCATCGGCCTGCTGACCGGCAACACCACCGACACCTACACCCGGCTGTCCACCGCCGCCTACCTCCACTGGTGTGAGCGGGTCGGTCAGGACCCCGTCTACGAGTCCTACCCGGCCCACGACCCGTGCGCGGGCGCGGTGGCCGCCGACCGGCTGCTCGCCCGCCCGGACCGCCCCGACGCGGTCTACGGACTCTTCGACCCCAACGGCACCGACCTCCTCGCGGCGGCCCGCCGCTACGGGCTGCGCGTCCCCGAGGACCTCCTGCTGGTCTGCTGCAGCGAGTCCACCGTGTACGCGGCCACCGAGCCGCCCATCACGACGCTCTCTCTGAAGCCCCGCCGCATCGGCACGGCGGTCGTCCAGCTCCTCATCGACGCCATCGAAGGGGTCGAGCACGACGGCCCGGTGGAGCAGGTCATACCGACGGAGCTCATCGTCCGGACCTCGTCCCAACGGCGTCCACCGCGCACCACGGTCAGCGCGCCGCGCTCTCCCAGCAGGGATTGA
- the cydD gene encoding thiol reductant ABC exporter subunit CydD, whose protein sequence is MKPIDPRLLHHARATRLFLAAVVALGLVGALLVIGQAMLIAEIVVGGFQDGLTVTELRTPLLLLAAVAAGRALVAWLTELAAHRASAAVKSELRGRLMERATRLGPDWLSGRRTGSLVALATRGIDALDDYFARYLPQLGLAVVVPLAVLARIVTEDWVSAAIIVVTLPLIPLFMILIGWATQSRMDRQWQLLSQLSGHFLDVVAGLPTLKVFGRAKAQAASIRTITSDYRRATLRTLRIAFLSSFALELLATLSVALVAVTIGMRLVHGELDLYTGLVVLILAPEAYLPIRQVGAQYHAAAEGLSAAEEIFTVLETEPRTPGGEDVPDPLRLELAGVTVRHEGRAEPSLNAASLTVEPGETVALVGPSGVGKSTLLNVVLGFAVPDEGRVRVGGRDLAELDLERWRSRIAWVPQRPHLFAGTIAENVRLARPGADDEAVLAALRDAGAYDFVDALPDGMLTALGEDGAGLSAGQRQRLALARAFLADRPVLLLDEPTASLDGESEAGIVDAVRRLAAGRTVLLVVHRPALLAVADRVVTLEAGGDTVPRTVTVGHATGPAVPQPLAGGELLDTRRTEELRRADSGPRGAGARSGRVLARVRRSAGAQRGQLALALLLGSLAVGSAVGLMAVSGWLISRASEEPPVMYLMMAVTATRAFGIGRAVFRYAERLVSHDAVLKLLADLRVSVYRGLERIAPAGLRTTRRGDLLTRLVADVDALQDYWLRWLLPAGTAAVVGTAAAGFTGWLLPEAGVILAVGLLLAGAGVPLVSGACARRTERRLAPARAALTTRVTDLLGGTAELTVAGALPERRAQLRTADTLLTGIASRAAAATALGGGLSALVCGFTVVAAALVAVPAVNDGRLSGVALAVVVLTPLAAFEAVAGLPLAVQYRQRVARSAERVFEVLDAPVPVHEPETPAKEPPSPFPLEVRALSARYPGAGHDALTSLDLTLTPGRRIAVVGPSGSGKTTLAQVLLRFLDASSGTYRHGGVDASALDSDTVRRSVGLCAQDAHVFDSTIRENLLLARPGATDPELRDALSRARLLDWVLALPHGLDTPVGEHGARISGGQRQRLALARALLADFPVLVLDEPAEHLDLPTADALTADLLDATPGCATVLITHRLTGLETVDEVLVLNEGRVVQRGPYAELAAEDGPLRRMLERERETVAAGV, encoded by the coding sequence GTGAAACCGATCGATCCGCGTCTCCTCCACCATGCACGGGCCACCCGTCTCTTCCTGGCGGCCGTGGTCGCCCTCGGTCTGGTCGGCGCGCTGCTGGTGATCGGCCAGGCCATGCTCATCGCCGAGATCGTGGTGGGTGGTTTCCAGGACGGGCTCACGGTCACCGAGCTGCGCACCCCTCTGCTGCTGCTCGCCGCGGTCGCGGCCGGCCGGGCCCTGGTCGCCTGGCTCACCGAGCTGGCGGCCCATCGCGCCAGCGCGGCCGTCAAGTCCGAACTGCGTGGTCGGCTCATGGAGCGGGCCACGCGGCTGGGCCCCGACTGGCTGAGCGGCCGGCGCACCGGTTCGCTGGTCGCCCTGGCGACCCGCGGGATCGACGCGCTCGACGACTACTTCGCGCGCTACCTCCCGCAGCTCGGCCTCGCGGTCGTCGTGCCCCTCGCGGTGCTCGCGCGGATCGTCACCGAGGACTGGGTCTCGGCGGCGATCATCGTGGTCACCCTGCCGCTCATCCCCCTCTTCATGATCCTGATCGGCTGGGCCACCCAGTCCCGGATGGACCGCCAGTGGCAGCTGCTGTCCCAGCTCTCCGGGCACTTCCTGGACGTGGTCGCCGGTCTGCCGACCCTCAAGGTGTTCGGGCGGGCCAAGGCCCAGGCCGCCTCGATCCGCACGATCACCTCCGACTACCGCCGGGCCACCCTGCGCACCCTGCGGATCGCCTTCCTCTCCTCGTTCGCCCTGGAACTGCTGGCCACCCTGTCGGTGGCCCTGGTCGCCGTGACGATCGGCATGCGGCTCGTCCACGGCGAACTCGACCTCTACACCGGTCTGGTCGTCCTGATCCTGGCCCCGGAGGCGTATCTGCCGATCCGCCAGGTCGGAGCGCAGTATCACGCGGCGGCCGAAGGGCTCTCGGCCGCCGAGGAGATCTTCACGGTCCTGGAGACCGAACCCCGGACCCCGGGCGGCGAGGACGTCCCGGACCCGCTGCGGCTGGAGCTGGCGGGCGTGACCGTACGCCACGAAGGCCGCGCCGAACCGTCGCTGAACGCCGCTTCACTCACCGTGGAGCCGGGGGAGACCGTCGCCCTGGTCGGCCCGAGCGGCGTCGGCAAGTCCACCCTGCTGAACGTGGTCCTCGGATTCGCCGTACCCGACGAGGGCCGCGTCCGGGTGGGCGGCCGGGACCTCGCGGAGCTGGACCTCGAACGCTGGCGGAGCCGTATCGCCTGGGTCCCCCAGCGCCCCCACCTCTTCGCAGGCACCATCGCCGAGAACGTCCGGCTCGCCCGGCCCGGAGCCGACGACGAGGCGGTCCTCGCGGCGCTGCGGGACGCGGGCGCGTACGACTTCGTCGACGCGTTGCCCGACGGGATGCTCACCGCGCTCGGCGAGGACGGCGCAGGGCTCTCCGCGGGCCAGCGCCAGCGCCTCGCGCTCGCCCGCGCCTTCCTCGCCGACCGGCCGGTCCTCCTGCTGGACGAGCCGACCGCGAGCCTGGACGGCGAGAGCGAGGCGGGCATCGTCGACGCGGTACGGAGGCTGGCCGCCGGGCGGACCGTCCTGCTGGTCGTCCACCGCCCGGCCCTGCTGGCGGTCGCCGACCGTGTGGTGACGCTGGAGGCGGGCGGCGACACCGTCCCCCGGACCGTGACGGTGGGCCATGCCACCGGACCGGCCGTACCGCAGCCGCTCGCAGGGGGCGAACTTCTCGATACCCGCCGGACGGAGGAACTGCGCAGGGCCGACAGCGGTCCGAGGGGGGCCGGGGCCCGCTCGGGACGGGTGCTCGCCCGCGTCCGGAGGTCCGCCGGGGCGCAGCGAGGCCAACTGGCCCTGGCGCTGCTGCTGGGCAGCCTGGCGGTCGGATCGGCCGTGGGGCTGATGGCCGTCTCCGGCTGGCTGATCTCCCGCGCCTCGGAGGAACCGCCGGTCATGTACTTGATGATGGCGGTCACCGCGACCCGCGCCTTCGGTATCGGGCGGGCGGTCTTCCGCTACGCCGAGCGGCTCGTCTCGCACGACGCGGTCCTGAAGCTCCTCGCCGACCTGCGCGTATCCGTCTACCGGGGGCTCGAACGCATCGCCCCCGCCGGTCTGCGCACCACACGCCGCGGCGATCTCCTGACCCGGCTCGTCGCCGACGTGGACGCGCTCCAGGACTACTGGCTGCGCTGGCTCCTGCCCGCCGGAACCGCCGCCGTGGTGGGGACCGCGGCCGCCGGGTTCACCGGCTGGCTGCTCCCGGAGGCCGGTGTGATCCTCGCGGTCGGACTCCTGCTCGCCGGGGCCGGCGTCCCACTCGTCAGCGGCGCCTGCGCCCGCCGCACGGAGCGACGGCTCGCACCGGCCCGCGCCGCCCTGACCACCCGCGTCACCGATCTCCTCGGCGGCACCGCGGAGCTGACCGTCGCCGGCGCGCTGCCGGAGCGGCGCGCACAGCTGCGCACGGCCGACACCCTGCTCACCGGCATCGCCTCGCGCGCCGCCGCCGCGACCGCGCTCGGTGGCGGACTGTCCGCCCTGGTCTGCGGGTTCACCGTGGTGGCGGCCGCCCTCGTCGCCGTTCCCGCCGTGAACGACGGCCGGCTCTCCGGGGTCGCGCTCGCCGTGGTGGTGCTGACCCCGCTCGCCGCCTTCGAAGCCGTGGCCGGGCTGCCGCTCGCCGTGCAGTACCGCCAACGCGTCGCCCGGAGCGCGGAGCGGGTCTTCGAGGTGCTGGACGCTCCGGTGCCCGTACACGAGCCCGAGACCCCCGCGAAGGAGCCGCCCTCCCCGTTCCCGCTGGAGGTACGGGCGCTGAGCGCCCGCTATCCGGGGGCCGGGCACGACGCGCTGACCTCGCTCGACCTGACGCTGACGCCCGGACGGCGCATCGCGGTCGTGGGACCCTCCGGATCGGGCAAGACGACGCTCGCCCAGGTGCTCCTGCGCTTTCTGGACGCCTCGTCGGGGACGTACCGGCACGGCGGGGTCGATGCGTCGGCGCTGGACTCGGACACCGTCCGGCGCTCGGTCGGGCTCTGCGCCCAGGACGCGCACGTCTTCGACAGCACGATCCGCGAGAACCTGCTCCTCGCCCGCCCCGGAGCCACCGACCCCGAACTGCGCGACGCGCTCTCCCGCGCCCGACTCCTGGACTGGGTACTGGCCCTTCCGCACGGTCTCGACACCCCGGTGGGCGAGCACGGGGCGCGGATCTCCGGCGGTCAGCGCCAACGCCTCGCCCTCGCCCGTGCGCTGCTCGCCGACTTTCCCGTACTCGTCCTGGACGAGCCGGCCGAACACCTCGACCTGCCGACCGCGGACGCCCTCACCGCCGATCTGCTGGACGCGACCCCGGGCTGTGCGACGGTCCTGATCACGCACCGGCTGACCGGGCTGGAGACGGTCGACGAGGTGCTCGTGCTGAACGAGGGGCGGGTCGTGCAGCGCGGGCCGTACGCCGAGCTCGCGGCCGAGGACGGGCCGCTGCGCCGCATGCTGGAACGCGAGAGGGAGACGGTCGCGGCGGGGGTGTGA
- the hisC gene encoding histidinol-phosphate transaminase: MSETSPKLRAELDGVPAYVPGKPAAAGGPVAYKLSSNENPYPPLPGVLDSALAAAGNFNRYPDMACTGLMNELADRFGVPLSHLATGTGSVGVAQQLLQATSGPGDEVIYAWRSFEAYPIITQVSGATSVKVPLTDGEVHDLDAMAEAITDRTRLIFVCNPNNPTGTVVRRAELERFLDRVPSDVLVVLDEAYKEFIRDPEVPDGIEIYRDRPNVAVLRTFSKAYGLAGLRVGFAVAHEPVAAALRKTAVPFGVSQLAQDAAVASLRAEDELLGRVGSLVAERVRVSAELERQGWAAPESHANFVWLRLGERTLDFAGACERAGVVVRPFAGEGVRVTIGESEGNDLFLKAAEAFRAEL, encoded by the coding sequence GTGAGCGAGACGAGCCCCAAGCTGCGCGCCGAGCTGGACGGCGTTCCCGCCTATGTGCCGGGGAAGCCGGCGGCGGCCGGCGGCCCGGTCGCGTACAAGCTGTCCTCCAACGAGAATCCCTACCCGCCGTTGCCGGGTGTCCTGGATTCCGCGCTCGCCGCCGCGGGGAACTTCAACCGCTACCCGGACATGGCGTGCACCGGCCTGATGAACGAGCTGGCCGACCGTTTCGGTGTGCCTCTTTCGCATCTCGCCACCGGTACCGGCTCGGTGGGCGTCGCCCAGCAGCTGTTGCAGGCCACCTCCGGCCCCGGCGACGAGGTCATCTACGCCTGGCGGTCCTTCGAGGCGTACCCGATCATCACCCAGGTCAGCGGTGCGACCTCGGTGAAGGTTCCGCTGACCGACGGAGAGGTGCACGACCTCGACGCGATGGCGGAGGCGATCACCGACCGGACCCGGCTGATCTTCGTCTGCAACCCCAACAACCCCACCGGCACGGTGGTGCGCCGGGCCGAGCTGGAACGGTTCCTCGACCGGGTGCCGAGCGACGTGCTGGTGGTGCTCGACGAGGCGTACAAGGAGTTCATCCGGGACCCGGAGGTGCCGGACGGCATCGAGATCTACCGGGATCGCCCCAATGTGGCGGTGCTGCGGACCTTCTCCAAGGCGTACGGCCTGGCGGGGCTGCGGGTCGGGTTCGCGGTGGCCCACGAGCCGGTGGCGGCGGCGCTGCGCAAGACGGCCGTCCCCTTCGGCGTGAGCCAGCTCGCCCAGGACGCGGCGGTGGCCTCGCTCCGCGCCGAGGACGAGCTGCTGGGCCGGGTCGGCTCGCTGGTCGCCGAGCGCGTCCGGGTGAGCGCCGAGCTGGAGCGCCAGGGCTGGGCGGCGCCGGAGTCCCACGCGAACTTCGTCTGGCTGCGGCTGGGGGAGCGGACCCTCGACTTCGCCGGGGCCTGCGAGCGGGCCGGGGTGGTCGTGCGGCCCTTCGCCGGTGAGGGCGTCCGGGTCACGATCGGCGAGAGCGAGGGAAACGACCTCTTCCTCAAGGCGGCGGAGGCGTTCCGCGCGGAACTGTAG
- a CDS encoding cytochrome ubiquinol oxidase subunit I, with translation MDLALAPETLARWQFGITTVYHFLFVPLTISLAALTAGLQTAWVRTDNEKYLRATKFWGKLFLINIAMGVVTGIVQEFQFGMNWSDYSRFVGDIFGAPLAFEALIAFFFESTFIGLWIFGWDKLPKKIHLACIWVVSIGTILSAYFILAANSWMQHPVGYRINEERGRAELTDFWRVLTQDTAVTQFFHTITAAFLVGGAFMVGIAAFHLARKKHIPVMRTSLRLGLITVVIAGLLTAVSGDRLAKVMFKQQPMKMAAAEALWDGQERAPFSIFAYGDVSKGHNSVEISLPGILSFLANNDFDSYVPGINDVNKESQQKYGPGDYRPNIPVAFWSFRWMIGFGMFSFGLGLLGLWLTRKKFLLPPALRTGEDEVPHLVLFRNKALSPRLTKLYWVAALWTLLFPLIANSWGWIFTEMGRQPWVVYGVLETRSGVSPGVSQGEVLTSMIVFTLLYAALAVVEVKLLVKYVKAGPPELTEDDLNPPKKIGGHDEDADRPMAFSY, from the coding sequence GTGGACCTCGCTCTGGCGCCGGAAACCCTGGCGCGATGGCAGTTCGGCATCACCACCGTCTACCACTTCCTCTTCGTCCCGCTGACGATCTCACTCGCCGCGCTCACCGCCGGCCTGCAGACCGCCTGGGTACGGACGGACAACGAGAAGTACCTCAGGGCCACCAAGTTCTGGGGCAAACTGTTCCTGATCAACATCGCCATGGGTGTCGTCACCGGCATCGTCCAGGAGTTCCAGTTCGGCATGAACTGGTCCGACTACTCGCGCTTCGTCGGCGACATCTTCGGCGCACCCCTCGCCTTCGAGGCGCTGATCGCCTTCTTCTTCGAGTCCACCTTCATCGGCCTGTGGATCTTCGGCTGGGACAAGCTCCCGAAGAAGATCCACCTCGCCTGTATCTGGGTGGTCTCGATCGGCACGATCCTCTCCGCCTACTTCATCCTGGCGGCCAACTCCTGGATGCAGCATCCGGTCGGCTACCGGATCAACGAGGAGCGCGGCCGCGCCGAACTCACCGACTTCTGGCGGGTACTCACCCAGGACACCGCAGTCACCCAGTTCTTCCACACCATCACTGCGGCGTTCCTGGTCGGCGGGGCCTTCATGGTCGGCATCGCCGCGTTCCACCTGGCGCGCAAGAAGCACATTCCGGTGATGCGGACCTCGCTGCGGCTGGGTCTGATCACCGTGGTGATCGCCGGCCTGCTCACCGCCGTCAGCGGCGACCGCCTGGCCAAGGTCATGTTCAAGCAGCAGCCGATGAAAATGGCTGCCGCCGAGGCCCTGTGGGACGGTCAGGAGCGGGCGCCGTTCTCGATCTTCGCGTACGGGGACGTCAGTAAGGGCCACAACTCCGTGGAGATCTCTCTCCCCGGGATACTGTCCTTCCTCGCCAACAACGACTTCGATTCCTACGTCCCCGGCATCAACGACGTGAACAAGGAGTCGCAGCAGAAGTACGGGCCCGGCGACTACCGCCCCAACATCCCGGTCGCGTTCTGGAGCTTCCGGTGGATGATCGGCTTCGGCATGTTCTCCTTCGGCCTCGGGCTGCTGGGGCTCTGGCTGACCCGGAAGAAGTTCCTACTGCCACCGGCGCTGCGGACCGGTGAGGACGAGGTGCCGCATCTGGTCCTCTTCCGGAACAAGGCGCTGAGCCCGAGGCTCACCAAGCTCTACTGGGTCGCCGCGCTCTGGACGCTGCTCTTCCCCCTGATCGCCAACTCCTGGGGGTGGATCTTCACCGAGATGGGCCGCCAGCCGTGGGTGGTCTACGGGGTGCTGGAGACCAGGTCCGGGGTCTCCCCCGGCGTCTCGCAGGGCGAGGTACTCACCTCGATGATCGTCTTCACCCTGCTCTACGCGGCGCTCGCCGTGGTCGAGGTGAAGCTTCTCGTGAAGTACGTCAAGGCCGGTCCTCCGGAACTCACCGAGGACGACCTCAATCCGCCCAAGAAGATCGGCGGGCACGACGAAGACGCCGACCGGCCGATGGCCTTCTCGTACTGA